From a single Micromonospora sp. WMMD1102 genomic region:
- a CDS encoding FadR/GntR family transcriptional regulator — MAVTDEAIDKIKQMIVAGELRPGDRLPREPDLAERLGLSRNSLREAVRALSLIRVLDVRQGDGTYVTSLDPALLLDALSFVVDLHRDDTVLEFLEVRRILEPGATALAAQRMTEARLVGLRAVLDGLADDPSIDELVANDLEFHRQIAACASNNVLTSLLDSLSGPTTRARVWRGLTQEGAVDKTREQHAAILDAVASGEPELARAWATVHIAGVEEWLRRVL; from the coding sequence GTGGCGGTCACGGACGAGGCGATCGACAAGATCAAGCAGATGATCGTCGCCGGTGAGCTGCGCCCCGGTGACCGGCTGCCCCGGGAACCCGACCTGGCCGAGCGGCTCGGCCTGTCCCGCAACTCGCTGCGGGAGGCGGTCAGGGCGCTCTCGCTGATCCGGGTCCTCGACGTCCGGCAGGGCGACGGGACGTACGTGACCAGCCTCGACCCGGCGTTGCTGCTGGACGCGCTGAGCTTCGTCGTCGACTTGCACCGCGACGACACCGTGCTGGAGTTCCTGGAGGTACGCCGGATCCTGGAGCCGGGCGCGACGGCACTGGCGGCGCAGCGGATGACCGAGGCGCGGCTGGTCGGGCTGCGGGCGGTGCTGGACGGGCTCGCCGACGACCCGAGCATCGACGAGCTGGTCGCGAACGACCTGGAGTTCCACCGGCAGATCGCGGCGTGTGCCAGCAACAACGTGCTGACGTCGCTGCTGGACAGCCTCTCCGGGCCGACCACCCGGGCCCGGGTGTGGCGCGGGCTGACCCAGGAGGGAGCGGTCGACAAGACCCGGGAGCAGCACGCGGCGATCCTGGACGCGGTCGCCTCGGGAGAGCCGGAGCTGGCCCGGGCCTGGGCGACGGTGCACATCGCCGGGGTGGAGGAGTGGCTGCGCCGGGTGCTGTGA
- a CDS encoding SDR family oxidoreductase produces MSAVVTGGASGIGLATAMLLADRGARVACLDLNPAAVPEPLLGIAADVSDDASVRAGIAAVVAAHGGLDVLVNNAGIGALGTVETNPDDEWHRVLDVNVVGMVRVTRAALPHLRRSSSAAIVNTCSIAAWAGLPDRALYSASKGAVQSLTLAMAADHVREGIRVNCVNPGTVDTPWVRRLLNSADDPAAELAALQARQPTGRLVGADEVAAAIAYLASPYSGATTGVVLGVDGGMYGLRLRSAPPPD; encoded by the coding sequence TTGAGCGCTGTGGTGACCGGTGGCGCCTCGGGCATCGGACTGGCCACTGCCATGCTGCTGGCCGACCGTGGCGCCCGGGTCGCCTGCCTGGACCTGAACCCGGCGGCGGTGCCCGAACCGCTGCTCGGGATCGCCGCCGACGTCTCCGACGACGCCTCGGTACGCGCCGGGATCGCCGCCGTGGTCGCGGCGCACGGCGGCCTCGACGTACTCGTCAACAACGCCGGGATCGGCGCCCTGGGCACCGTGGAGACCAACCCGGACGACGAGTGGCACCGGGTACTCGACGTGAACGTGGTCGGGATGGTCCGGGTGACCCGGGCCGCCCTGCCGCACCTGCGCCGGTCGTCGTCCGCCGCGATCGTCAACACCTGCTCGATCGCGGCCTGGGCCGGGCTGCCCGACCGGGCGCTCTACAGCGCCAGCAAGGGTGCGGTGCAGTCGCTGACCCTGGCGATGGCGGCCGACCACGTCCGGGAGGGGATCCGGGTCAACTGCGTCAACCCCGGCACCGTGGACACCCCCTGGGTACGCCGGCTGCTGAACTCCGCCGACGACCCGGCGGCGGAACTCGCCGCGCTCCAGGCCCGCCAGCCGACCGGCCGGCTGGTCGGCGCGGACGAGGTGGCGGCGGCGATCGCCTACCTCGCCAGCCCGTACTCCGGGGCGACCACCGGCGTGGTGTTGGGAGTGGACGGTGGCATGTACGGGCTGCGTCTCCGGTCGGCTCCGCCGCCCGACTGA
- a CDS encoding fumarylacetoacetate hydrolase family protein, whose product MRLLRVGAPGQESPALLDEAGRLRDLGGVVADLDGSFLAGGGVERLAGLDVESLPVLPEGLRTGPPLRPGKIVCVGLNYRDHAAEIDAPLPTEPVVFMKAADTVVGPDDEVLLPRGSTKTDWEVELAVVIGRTARYLAGPEEALDHVAGYAVSHDVSEREYQLERGGQWDKGKNCETFNPLGPWLVTADEVPDPQQLGLRLWVNGTPRQDGNTGNMVFPVAEIVHYLSQFMVLYPGDVINTGTPAGVALGQPEPKPYLVAGDVVELEIDGLGRQRQTVGQA is encoded by the coding sequence GTGAGGCTTTTGCGGGTGGGTGCACCGGGACAGGAGTCCCCGGCGCTGCTGGACGAGGCCGGGCGGTTACGCGACCTCGGCGGGGTCGTCGCTGACCTGGACGGGTCGTTCCTGGCCGGCGGCGGCGTCGAGCGGCTGGCCGGACTCGACGTCGAGAGCCTGCCGGTGCTGCCCGAGGGACTGCGGACCGGGCCACCGCTGCGGCCCGGGAAAATCGTCTGCGTCGGGCTGAACTACCGGGACCACGCCGCCGAGATCGACGCCCCGCTCCCCACCGAGCCGGTGGTCTTCATGAAGGCCGCCGACACGGTGGTCGGCCCGGACGACGAGGTGCTGCTGCCGCGCGGCAGCACCAAGACCGACTGGGAGGTCGAACTGGCCGTGGTGATCGGGCGGACGGCACGATACCTGGCCGGTCCGGAGGAGGCGCTCGACCACGTCGCCGGGTACGCCGTCTCGCACGACGTCTCCGAGCGGGAGTACCAGCTCGAACGCGGCGGGCAGTGGGACAAGGGCAAGAACTGCGAGACGTTCAACCCGCTCGGCCCCTGGCTGGTCACCGCCGACGAGGTGCCCGACCCGCAGCAGCTCGGGCTGCGGCTCTGGGTCAACGGCACGCCCAGGCAGGACGGCAACACGGGCAACATGGTCTTTCCGGTGGCCGAGATCGTGCACTACCTGAGCCAGTTCATGGTGCTCTATCCGGGAGACGTGATAAACACCGGCACCCCGGCCGGGGTGGCGCTCGGCCAACCCGAGCCGAAGCCGTACCTGGTCGCCGGTGACGTCGTCGAGCTGGAGATCGACGGGCTGGGGCGGCAGCGGCAGACGGTGGGCCAGGCATGA
- a CDS encoding amidohydrolase family protein gives MIVDAHHHLWRISDGYSWLDAPELAPIRRSFLPADLLAELAAAGVDRTVLVEGGRCDTGEAEILLGYAAGTPAIAGVVAWADPADPELAATIAGYRALPGGELLVGVRPQLQAETDPGYLDRPAVRRGLRTVAEAGLAFDVVCRADQLPAVARVAREVPQLRFVLDHLGKPGVRDGAAGLAGWAGPLAELAASPNVTAKLSGLVTEADWRRWLPADLRPFVAEAVRLFGPERLMFGSDWPVCRLAAGYGDVLTALTEVLPPLSTAERSAVFGATAVRTYRLRD, from the coding sequence ATGATCGTCGACGCGCACCACCACCTGTGGCGGATCTCCGACGGATACTCCTGGCTCGACGCGCCGGAACTGGCCCCGATCCGCCGCTCGTTCCTCCCCGCCGACCTGCTCGCCGAGCTGGCCGCGGCCGGAGTCGACCGGACCGTACTCGTCGAGGGCGGGCGGTGCGACACCGGCGAGGCGGAGATCCTGCTCGGCTACGCCGCCGGTACCCCGGCGATCGCCGGCGTGGTGGCCTGGGCCGACCCGGCCGATCCGGAGCTGGCCGCGACGATCGCCGGCTACCGGGCGCTGCCCGGCGGTGAGCTGCTGGTCGGGGTCCGGCCGCAGTTGCAGGCCGAGACCGATCCGGGCTACCTGGACCGGCCGGCGGTGCGGCGCGGGCTGCGTACCGTCGCGGAAGCCGGACTGGCCTTCGACGTGGTGTGCCGGGCGGACCAGTTGCCGGCGGTGGCCCGGGTCGCCCGCGAGGTGCCGCAGCTGCGCTTCGTGCTGGACCACCTGGGCAAGCCGGGGGTCCGGGACGGTGCGGCCGGGCTGGCCGGCTGGGCCGGTCCGCTCGCCGAGCTGGCGGCCTCGCCGAACGTCACCGCGAAGCTCTCCGGCCTGGTGACCGAGGCGGACTGGCGGCGGTGGCTCCCTGCCGACCTGCGGCCGTTCGTCGCCGAGGCGGTCCGGCTGTTCGGACCGGAGCGGCTGATGTTCGGTTCGGACTGGCCGGTCTGCCGGCTCGCCGCCGGCTACGGCGACGTGCTGACGGCGTTGACCGAGGTGCTGCCGCCGCTGTCGACGGCCGAGCGGTCGGCGGTCTTCGGCGCGACGGCGGTGCGCACCTACCGGCTCCGGGACTGA